From Vallitalea longa, one genomic window encodes:
- a CDS encoding DNA-directed RNA polymerase subunit beta — protein MEKNRIRPMKIGRGVRMSYSRKKEVLDMPNLIEVQKNSYQWFLKEGLKEVFRDISPITDYSGNLVLELIDFSLNKELKYTIEECKERDATYAAPLKVKVRLINKEKDEINEHEIFMGDLPVMTETGTFIINGAERVIVSQLVRSPGIYYNINFDKIGKKLFSATVIPNRGAWLEYETDSNDIFYVRVDRTRKVPITVLIRTLGIGTDAAIVDLFGEEPKILASIEKDGTTSYEEGLIEIYKRIRPGEPPTVESAESLINTMFFDPRRYDLAKVGRYKFNKKLALKNRVKGFPLSESVVDTSTGEVIAEAGTVITEEMADEIQDAAIPYVWVTVEDRKVKVLSNLAVDITKYVDINPKEFDIYEKVYYKALQEILEEYDDIEDIKQAIKRNIHELVPKHITKEDILASINYNIALEYGIGNKDDIDHLGNRRIRAVGELLQNQFRIGLSRLERVVRERMTIQDSDGISPQTLINIRPVTAAIKEFFGSSQLSQFMDQNNPLAELTHKRRLSALGPGGLSRERAGFEVRDVHHSHYGRMCPIETPEGPNIGLINSLACYARINEYGFIEAPYRKLDKSSGEPIVTDEVIYVTADEEENYRVAQANEPLDEEGHFLHKYVTGRHREDILEMDANAIDLMDVSPKQLFSVATSMIPFLENDDANRALMGSNMQRQAVPLLMTDSSIVGTGMEYKAAIDSGVVIIAKRKGIVERVASKKVVIKTDDGQRDIYKLQKFSRSNQGTCINQRPIVTKGQRVEVGEVIADGPSTDHGEIALGKNPLIGFMTWEGYNFEDAILLSENLVKEDVYTSVHIEEYEAEARDTKLGPEEITRDVPGVGEDALKDLDERGIIRIGAEVRANDILVGKVTPKGETELTAEERLLRAIFGEKAREVRDTSLRVPHGETGIIVDVKVFTRENGDELPPGVNQSVRAYIAQKRKISVGDKMAGRHGNKGVISRILPVEDMPFLPNGRPLDIVLNPLGVPSRMNIGQVLEVHLGLAAKALGFKIATPVFDGANEEDIMDTLDLANDYVNNDWDTFCEMHAASLKPEVLQYLDEHKAHREEWAGVPISRDGKILLKDGRTGEFFDNPVTVGYMHYLKLHHLVDDKIHARSTGPYSLVTQQPLGGKAQFGGQRFGEMEVWALEAYGAAYTLQEILTVKSDDVVGRVKTYEAIIKGENIPEPGIPESFKVLLKELQSLALDVKILRSDDTEIEIKENMDDVDDLSINLEGKEDEYNPEMANNAPGKKETTEANELFDDIEDDSYEEFDADKFIISDEKTLFDDKK, from the coding sequence ATGGAAAAAAACAGAATTCGACCTATGAAAATCGGGAGAGGCGTTAGAATGAGTTACTCCCGTAAAAAAGAAGTCCTAGACATGCCTAATCTAATAGAAGTTCAAAAAAACTCTTATCAATGGTTTTTGAAAGAAGGACTTAAGGAAGTATTTCGTGATATATCCCCTATTACTGATTATAGTGGGAATTTGGTACTAGAACTTATAGACTTCTCACTTAATAAAGAATTAAAGTACACAATTGAAGAATGCAAAGAAAGAGATGCCACTTATGCGGCTCCGTTAAAGGTAAAAGTTAGACTTATCAATAAAGAAAAAGATGAAATCAATGAACATGAAATCTTTATGGGTGATTTACCTGTAATGACTGAAACAGGTACTTTTATTATTAATGGTGCTGAGAGAGTTATTGTTAGTCAATTAGTTCGTTCGCCTGGTATATATTATAATATCAATTTTGACAAGATTGGTAAAAAATTATTTTCAGCAACTGTTATCCCTAATAGAGGGGCTTGGTTAGAATATGAAACTGATTCTAACGATATTTTTTACGTGCGTGTTGATAGAACAAGAAAAGTACCAATAACAGTACTAATACGTACATTAGGTATCGGCACAGATGCAGCTATTGTGGATTTATTCGGGGAAGAGCCTAAAATACTTGCAAGTATTGAAAAAGATGGAACAACATCATATGAAGAAGGCTTAATTGAGATATATAAACGTATCAGACCGGGAGAACCACCAACAGTTGAAAGTGCTGAGTCATTAATTAATACAATGTTTTTTGATCCTAGAAGATATGACTTGGCTAAAGTAGGACGATATAAATTTAATAAGAAATTGGCTCTAAAAAATAGAGTAAAAGGATTTCCTTTATCAGAATCAGTTGTTGATACTTCAACCGGTGAAGTCATAGCTGAAGCTGGAACTGTAATTACTGAAGAAATGGCAGATGAAATTCAGGATGCAGCTATACCATATGTTTGGGTTACAGTGGAAGACCGAAAAGTAAAAGTATTATCTAACTTAGCAGTAGATATTACTAAATATGTAGATATTAATCCAAAAGAATTTGATATATATGAAAAAGTTTATTATAAAGCTTTACAAGAAATATTAGAAGAGTACGATGACATAGAAGACATAAAACAAGCAATAAAAAGAAACATACATGAATTAGTTCCAAAACACATCACTAAAGAAGATATTCTAGCTTCAATCAACTATAATATAGCATTGGAATACGGTATTGGTAACAAAGATGATATCGACCATTTAGGAAATAGAAGAATTCGTGCAGTAGGTGAATTACTACAAAACCAATTTAGAATAGGTTTATCAAGACTAGAACGTGTTGTTAGAGAAAGAATGACAATACAAGATAGTGATGGTATATCACCACAAACATTAATAAATATAAGACCTGTTACAGCAGCTATTAAAGAATTCTTTGGTAGTTCACAGCTGTCACAATTTATGGACCAAAATAATCCTCTAGCAGAATTGACTCATAAAAGACGTTTGTCAGCTCTTGGACCAGGTGGTCTATCAAGAGAGCGTGCAGGTTTTGAAGTTCGTGACGTCCATCATTCCCATTATGGTAGAATGTGTCCTATCGAAACACCTGAGGGACCTAACATCGGACTTATTAACTCATTAGCATGCTATGCTAGAATTAACGAATATGGATTTATTGAAGCACCTTATAGAAAATTAGATAAATCTTCTGGAGAGCCTATAGTTACAGATGAAGTTATATATGTAACTGCTGATGAAGAAGAAAACTATAGAGTAGCTCAAGCTAACGAACCACTTGATGAAGAAGGACATTTCTTGCACAAGTACGTTACAGGAAGACATAGAGAAGATATATTGGAGATGGATGCCAATGCAATTGATTTAATGGACGTATCACCAAAACAATTGTTCTCAGTGGCAACATCAATGATTCCATTCTTAGAGAATGATGATGCTAACCGTGCATTAATGGGATCTAACATGCAACGACAAGCTGTACCATTACTTATGACAGATTCTTCAATTGTAGGTACTGGTATGGAATACAAAGCAGCTATTGACTCAGGTGTAGTAATAATAGCTAAAAGAAAAGGTATTGTAGAAAGAGTTGCATCCAAAAAAGTAGTTATTAAAACAGATGATGGCCAACGTGATATCTATAAATTACAGAAGTTTTCACGAAGTAACCAAGGTACGTGTATAAACCAAAGACCTATTGTCACTAAAGGTCAGAGAGTTGAAGTTGGTGAAGTTATTGCTGATGGACCATCAACAGATCATGGTGAAATCGCATTAGGTAAAAATCCACTAATCGGTTTTATGACTTGGGAAGGTTATAACTTCGAGGATGCGATTTTGTTAAGTGAAAATCTAGTAAAAGAAGATGTATATACATCTGTTCATATAGAAGAATACGAAGCAGAAGCAAGAGATACTAAGCTTGGACCAGAAGAAATTACAAGAGATGTACCAGGTGTTGGTGAAGATGCACTAAAAGACTTAGATGAAAGAGGTATTATTAGAATAGGTGCAGAAGTGCGAGCTAATGATATTCTAGTAGGAAAAGTTACACCAAAAGGTGAAACTGAACTTACAGCAGAAGAAAGGCTTCTTAGAGCAATCTTTGGAGAAAAAGCTAGAGAAGTTAGGGATACTTCCCTTAGAGTGCCTCACGGAGAAACTGGTATAATCGTAGATGTAAAAGTATTTACAAGAGAAAACGGTGACGAATTGCCACCTGGAGTTAATCAATCAGTAAGAGCTTATATAGCTCAGAAAAGAAAGATTTCAGTTGGAGATAAAATGGCTGGTAGACATGGAAACAAAGGTGTTATCTCCAGAATTTTACCAGTAGAAGATATGCCATTTTTACCAAATGGTAGACCATTAGATATCGTTCTTAATCCATTAGGGGTACCATCCCGTATGAACATAGGACAGGTACTTGAAGTCCATCTTGGCCTAGCTGCCAAAGCACTTGGATTTAAGATTGCAACACCTGTTTTTGATGGTGCAAACGAAGAAGATATCATGGATACACTTGATCTTGCAAATGATTACGTTAACAATGATTGGGATACATTCTGTGAAATGCATGCAGCATCATTAAAACCAGAAGTATTACAGTATTTGGATGAACATAAAGCTCATCGTGAAGAATGGGCTGGTGTACCAATTTCTAGAGATGGTAAGATTTTATTGAAAGATGGTAGAACAGGTGAATTCTTTGATAACCCTGTTACTGTAGGTTATATGCATTACCTTAAACTTCACCATTTGGTTGATGATAAAATTCATGCTAGATCAACTGGACCTTATTCATTAGTAACACAACAGCCATTAGGTGGTAAAGCACAGTTTGGTGGACAAAGATTTGGTGAGATGGAGGTATGGGCATTAGAAGCATATGGTGCTGCTTATACACTTCAAGAAATATTAACAGTAAAATCTGATGATGTAGTTGGACGTGTAAAAACTTACGAAGCAATAATCAAAGGAGAAAACATACCAGAACCAGGAATACCTGAATCATTTAAGGTATTATTAAAAGAATTACAATCATTAGCACTTGATGTAAAAATCCTTAGAAGTGATGATACAGAAATCGAAATCAAAGAAAATATGGACGATGTAGATGACTTATCAATTAACTTAGAAGGAAAAGAGGATGAATATAATCCTGAGATGGCTAATAATGCACCTGGTAAGAAAGAAACTACAGAAGCAAATGAGCTTTTTGATGATATAGAAGATGATAGTTATGAAGAATTTGATGCAGATAAATTTATAATATCAGATGAAAAAACATTATTTGATGATAAGAAGTAA